The Corynebacterium glaucum genome includes a region encoding these proteins:
- a CDS encoding thiazole synthase produces MLEIAGKQFDSHLIMGTGGSSSMDMLEKALVASGTQLTTVAMRRHAKAPTSGESVFDLLTRLGIDPLPNTAGCRTARDAVITAKLAREALGTNWVKLEVIADDRTLLPDVVETVDACELLIAEGFTVLAYTSDDPVAAKRLEDLGAAAVMPLGSPIGTGLGILNPHNIELICSRAEVPVLIDAGVGTASDAALAMELGCSGVLLASAVNRSQDPEAMAQAMKLAVEAGRLARSGGRIPKREHAVASSSFEGLASWADQVL; encoded by the coding sequence ATGCTGGAGATTGCCGGCAAACAGTTCGACTCGCACCTGATCATGGGCACCGGCGGGTCGAGCTCGATGGACATGCTGGAAAAGGCGTTGGTGGCTTCGGGGACACAATTGACCACCGTGGCGATGCGTCGTCACGCGAAAGCCCCGACCAGTGGCGAGAGTGTGTTTGACCTGCTGACCCGGCTCGGGATCGACCCCCTGCCGAACACCGCGGGCTGCCGCACGGCGCGCGATGCGGTGATTACCGCGAAGCTTGCGCGCGAGGCGCTGGGGACAAACTGGGTCAAACTCGAGGTGATTGCGGACGACCGCACGCTGCTGCCCGACGTCGTGGAAACCGTGGATGCCTGCGAGCTGTTGATCGCCGAGGGGTTCACCGTGCTGGCCTACACCTCGGATGACCCGGTGGCCGCGAAGCGCCTCGAGGATCTGGGAGCGGCGGCCGTCATGCCCCTCGGCTCGCCGATCGGCACCGGACTCGGGATTTTGAACCCGCACAACATTGAGCTCATCTGCTCGCGCGCCGAGGTACCAGTGCTTATCGACGCTGGCGTTGGCACCGCCTCGGATGCAGCCCTGGCCATGGAACTCGGCTGCTCAGGCGTGCTGTTGGCGAGTGCGGTGAACCGCTCGCAGGACCCGGAAGCCATGGCACAGGCGATGAAGCTGGCCGTTGAGGCGGGTCGGCTCGCGCGCTCTGGCGGGCGCATCCCGAAGCGCGAACACGCGGTGGCGTCGTCGAGCTTTGAGGGGCTCGCTAGCTGGGCCGACCAGGTGCTCTAG
- the thiS gene encoding sulfur carrier protein ThiS: MRITVNNEARDTQADTVEALVKETLGEVLEAGTAVAVDGEVVPRSQWSSTKLVDGSTVDILTAVQGG, translated from the coding sequence ATGCGAATCACCGTGAACAACGAGGCCCGCGACACCCAGGCCGACACCGTCGAGGCGCTCGTGAAAGAAACCCTGGGCGAGGTGCTCGAGGCCGGCACGGCAGTGGCCGTCGATGGTGAGGTCGTCCCCCGTTCGCAGTGGTCAAGCACGAAGCTTGTCGACGGCTCCACCGTGGACATCCTCACCGCCGTGCAAGGAGGCTAG
- the thiO gene encoding glycine oxidase ThiO, whose translation MSDLSVAVIGGGIIGLATALTLADRGHAVTVYDPDPASGATLHAGGMLAPTAEVVYKQEPLFPLMQAAAQWYPELIALTEKYSTKPTGYRTDGTLVVARDRADNTHLEELREYQSLHGMEVERLTTRQARSLEPALAPSLAGAVAIDGDHQLQPRLFTQTLLDACANASVEFRAAEITDVNEVDADQVLISAGLGAADITGWYESANPLDLRPVYGDIIHVSVPEHQYPLLTRVVRGFVEDRPIYLIPREDRTLTIGATTREDGREQPQVQGIYQLLRDAIEICPAIEECDFLEADAGARPGSPDDLPYLGRVSDRVTVSTGYFRHGILLAGMAARCGAELVEQIAPSISLEACDPWRHRRDS comes from the coding sequence GTGAGCGATTTGAGTGTGGCAGTCATCGGTGGCGGCATCATCGGTCTCGCGACCGCCCTAACCCTGGCCGACCGCGGCCACGCAGTCACGGTCTACGACCCGGATCCCGCCTCCGGCGCCACCCTGCACGCTGGCGGCATGCTCGCCCCCACCGCTGAGGTGGTGTACAAGCAAGAACCGCTGTTTCCCCTCATGCAGGCCGCGGCGCAGTGGTACCCGGAGCTCATCGCGCTGACGGAGAAGTACAGCACCAAACCGACCGGGTACCGCACCGACGGCACGCTGGTGGTGGCGCGCGACCGCGCCGACAACACCCACCTGGAAGAACTGCGCGAGTACCAGTCGCTGCACGGCATGGAAGTCGAGCGGTTGACCACCCGCCAGGCCCGCTCGCTCGAGCCCGCCCTCGCCCCAAGCCTTGCCGGGGCGGTGGCGATTGACGGGGACCATCAGCTCCAGCCGCGGCTGTTCACCCAAACGCTTCTCGACGCCTGCGCGAACGCCTCGGTAGAATTCCGCGCCGCGGAAATTACGGACGTGAACGAGGTCGACGCAGACCAGGTGCTCATCTCGGCCGGACTCGGCGCGGCGGACATCACCGGGTGGTACGAAAGCGCGAACCCGCTCGACCTGCGGCCGGTGTACGGCGACATCATTCACGTCAGCGTCCCGGAGCACCAGTACCCGCTGCTGACGCGTGTGGTGCGCGGATTTGTCGAAGACCGCCCGATCTACCTCATCCCCCGCGAAGACCGGACGCTCACCATCGGCGCGACCACTCGCGAGGATGGGCGCGAGCAGCCGCAGGTGCAGGGTATCTACCAGCTCCTGCGAGACGCGATCGAGATCTGCCCGGCAATTGAAGAGTGCGATTTCCTCGAAGCCGACGCAGGCGCGCGCCCAGGCTCACCCGATGACCTGCCGTATCTCGGCCGGGTCAGTGACCGGGTGACCGTGTCCACCGGCTACTTCCGCCACGGCATCCTGCTCGCCGGCATGGCGGCGCGCTGCGGGGCGGAGCTGGTGGAACAGATCGCACCATCGATATCGTTGGAAGCATGCGACCCGTGGCGGCATCGCCGCGACAGCTAG
- a CDS encoding response regulator transcription factor produces the protein MIRVLIADDQALLVGALSALLELEDDITVVATCDRGDDVADAVRLHDVDVALLDIEMPGRTGLQLAGDLADSPCKVIIVTTFGRPGYLRTALEAGASGFMVKDAPPEQLADAVRKAHAGLRVVDPTVAEESLFTPPSPLTPREVEVAREALSGAEIKEIANILHLSPGTVRNHLSSIMAKTNTKNRYAAARLAEEKGWL, from the coding sequence ATGATCCGTGTGCTCATCGCCGACGACCAGGCGCTGCTCGTCGGAGCGTTGTCGGCGCTGTTGGAACTCGAAGATGACATCACGGTTGTAGCCACCTGCGATCGCGGCGATGACGTCGCAGACGCGGTGCGCCTACACGACGTAGACGTGGCGCTGTTGGACATCGAAATGCCCGGGCGCACCGGCCTCCAGCTCGCCGGCGACCTCGCAGATTCACCGTGCAAAGTAATCATCGTGACCACGTTCGGCCGCCCCGGGTACTTGCGCACTGCGCTTGAGGCGGGCGCGTCCGGGTTCATGGTCAAAGACGCTCCCCCGGAGCAACTTGCCGACGCAGTGCGCAAGGCCCACGCCGGACTTCGCGTTGTGGATCCGACGGTCGCCGAGGAGTCGCTGTTCACCCCACCGTCGCCGCTGACCCCACGCGAAGTCGAGGTCGCGCGCGAAGCGCTCAGCGGCGCGGAAATCAAGGAAATCGCCAACATCCTCCACCTCTCTCCCGGCACGGTGCGCAACCACCTATCGTCGATAATGGCGAAGACGAACACCAAGAACCGTTACGCCGCCGCCCGCCTCGCTGAAGAAAAGGGCTGGTTGTAG
- a CDS encoding sensor histidine kinase, producing MITRSDFDRPAARSAAVWLFFLLSPALIVAVADISPWQRAMSLVLVGLTGPVFVAGHSYRGPLYEREWANLALWLTPLLLLTAALSWFIGPWTATMLPFVTSVASSVARFRYSAWVNLAVIVAYGVYVAFAGGPNALLFFGFMATIAAIVGAQVASLRINEERAQLSTELRLAHQRESISRDIHDLLGHSLTAINVKSSLALKLLDRDPQRARQEVEELVELSRAALDDVRAAVYGSHTPTLARELSSATSSLQAAGITPQVDADPDVESPLFAWALREAVTNVIRHSRADACRITVTPQRLMVADNGVGIQEGTALSSLSSRIDAAGARLRVSSPVASTGTVVEVTV from the coding sequence GTGATCACCCGCTCAGACTTCGACCGCCCCGCTGCACGCTCCGCTGCCGTATGGCTGTTCTTCCTGCTCAGCCCAGCGCTGATCGTCGCGGTTGCAGATATTTCACCGTGGCAGCGCGCGATGAGCCTTGTCCTGGTCGGCCTCACGGGCCCTGTGTTCGTGGCCGGGCACAGCTACCGCGGCCCGTTGTACGAAAGGGAGTGGGCAAACCTTGCGCTATGGCTGACACCGCTGCTCCTGCTCACTGCCGCGCTGAGTTGGTTCATCGGGCCGTGGACTGCGACCATGCTGCCGTTTGTCACATCGGTGGCCAGCTCGGTGGCCCGGTTTCGCTACAGCGCCTGGGTCAACCTGGCGGTCATCGTCGCTTACGGGGTGTACGTGGCATTCGCCGGCGGGCCGAATGCATTGTTGTTCTTCGGATTCATGGCGACGATCGCCGCAATCGTGGGCGCCCAGGTGGCCAGTTTGCGCATCAACGAGGAACGCGCCCAGCTGAGCACGGAACTGCGGCTGGCGCACCAGCGTGAATCCATCTCCCGCGACATTCACGACCTGCTCGGTCACTCATTGACCGCCATCAACGTCAAGTCGTCGCTCGCACTCAAGCTGCTCGACCGCGACCCTCAGCGCGCTCGGCAAGAGGTGGAAGAGTTGGTGGAGCTCTCGCGCGCCGCGCTTGATGACGTTCGCGCTGCCGTCTATGGTTCTCACACCCCCACCCTGGCGCGTGAACTCAGCTCTGCGACATCGTCATTGCAGGCGGCAGGTATTACTCCGCAGGTAGATGCCGACCCGGATGTGGAGTCGCCCCTGTTCGCGTGGGCGCTTCGCGAGGCTGTCACCAACGTCATTCGCCATTCAAGAGCCGACGCATGCCGCATCACGGTCACGCCACAGCGACTCATGGTGGCGGATAACGGCGTGGGCATTCAGGAAGGCACTGCGTTGTCGAGTTTGTCGTCGCGCATCGACGCAGCTGGAGCACGCTTGCGGGTCAGTTCACCGGTTGCATCGACCGGCACAGTTGTCGAGGTGACCGTATGA
- a CDS encoding ABC transporter permease yields the protein MTTLNFALHNLKRLKSDFASLFFNIALPVVLYLIFGASQPDGEAEIANGNMAAYVMLAMALYAGVSGAVSQASTAVVEQSTGWGRQLALTPLSDAQLTAARFLVVLIHVALPVAAVFLTGAVTKAQMEPWTWLWTYLITVAVALPFGFYGRIWAQAMRSYTAVSIAATSVVLLAIAANLLIPLTEDLLSFARFTPLYGAAVLSRWPLTEGEQFVQTDPYWVTDPLWVPAVSIIFWTALFTLTSLALDRREKHRA from the coding sequence GTGACCACGCTTAATTTCGCTCTGCACAATCTGAAGCGGCTCAAGTCGGACTTCGCGTCCCTGTTCTTCAACATCGCCCTGCCAGTGGTGCTCTACCTCATCTTCGGAGCCAGCCAGCCCGACGGTGAGGCGGAGATCGCGAACGGCAACATGGCCGCCTACGTGATGCTGGCTATGGCGCTCTACGCCGGAGTATCCGGGGCGGTCTCGCAAGCGTCCACCGCGGTCGTTGAACAATCGACCGGGTGGGGCCGCCAACTCGCGCTCACACCGCTGAGCGACGCCCAGCTCACTGCCGCGCGGTTTCTGGTGGTGCTCATTCACGTCGCGCTGCCCGTGGCGGCAGTGTTTCTCACCGGCGCGGTGACCAAGGCCCAGATGGAGCCTTGGACCTGGCTGTGGACGTACCTGATCACGGTCGCGGTGGCGCTGCCGTTCGGGTTTTACGGCAGGATCTGGGCGCAGGCGATGAGGTCCTATACCGCTGTGTCCATCGCCGCGACATCGGTAGTGCTGCTGGCCATCGCCGCCAATCTGCTCATTCCGCTCACTGAGGATCTCTTGTCGTTCGCGCGCTTTACCCCGCTCTACGGTGCCGCCGTGCTTTCGCGCTGGCCATTGACCGAAGGCGAGCAGTTTGTCCAAACCGACCCATACTGGGTCACCGACCCGCTATGGGTGCCGGCTGTCAGTATCATTTTCTGGACTGCACTGTTCACACTCACGTCGCTCGCGCTGGACAGAAGGGAGAAGCACCGCGCGTGA
- a CDS encoding ABC transporter ATP-binding protein, which yields MIETHSLTKRFGQVTALDGVDIRIGPGEIVGLLGRNGAGKTTLIDLILGLTTPSSGTVTVGGGTPKQAVRNARIGAVMQTGGLLPDVSVRDTLAMINATHSDSIGVEAALDAARLTDIKNRKVGKCSGGEQQRLRFAIALLGRPDILILDEPTTGMDAATRHEFWDSLRTQTQQGRTIVFSTHYLEEAEQFAQRIIVLDRGEVIADAPMDKLQANEKRVQAASSKGPIDVTTTDADGVARELLTETDAHDLTIMRTSLEDVFVRLTEETDRDHA from the coding sequence ATGATTGAAACACACAGCTTGACCAAGAGATTTGGGCAGGTCACCGCACTCGACGGCGTGGACATCCGCATCGGGCCCGGCGAGATTGTTGGCCTACTTGGACGCAATGGCGCTGGCAAGACCACGCTGATCGACCTCATCTTGGGCCTGACCACCCCCTCAAGCGGGACCGTCACAGTCGGTGGGGGCACGCCGAAACAGGCAGTGCGCAACGCGCGCATCGGCGCTGTGATGCAGACAGGCGGGCTGCTTCCGGATGTGAGCGTGCGCGACACCTTAGCGATGATCAACGCAACGCATTCCGATTCCATTGGTGTGGAAGCCGCACTAGATGCTGCGCGCCTGACCGACATCAAGAACCGCAAAGTGGGCAAATGCTCCGGCGGCGAGCAACAGCGGCTGCGATTCGCCATCGCGCTGCTCGGCCGGCCTGACATCCTCATCCTCGATGAACCGACCACCGGCATGGACGCCGCCACCCGCCACGAATTCTGGGATTCGCTGCGCACCCAGACACAGCAGGGACGAACCATTGTGTTCTCCACCCACTACCTCGAAGAGGCCGAACAGTTTGCGCAACGAATCATCGTGCTCGATCGAGGCGAGGTGATTGCGGACGCGCCGATGGACAAGCTGCAAGCCAACGAGAAGCGGGTACAGGCGGCATCGTCAAAGGGGCCGATCGATGTCACTACCACTGACGCTGATGGTGTGGCGCGCGAGTTGCTCACCGAAACCGACGCGCACGACCTGACCATTATGCGTACCTCACTTGAAGACGTATTCGTGCGACTGACCGAGGAGACCGATCGTGACCACGCTTAA
- a CDS encoding ectoine synthase yields MFIRSREDVETVEWGGGTSERLLTAKDNMGFAVAHTVVSAGTESKLQYRNHLEACYCIAGSGEVEDTEGNIYPITPGTIYVLDNHDAHYLRGGKDEDLILVSVFNPAITGDEVHELTEDGFSSY; encoded by the coding sequence ATGTTTATTCGATCCCGCGAAGATGTAGAAACCGTTGAGTGGGGCGGCGGCACCAGCGAACGCCTGCTCACAGCGAAAGACAACATGGGCTTCGCCGTCGCGCACACCGTCGTTAGCGCCGGCACCGAGTCGAAGCTGCAGTACCGCAACCACCTCGAGGCCTGCTACTGCATTGCGGGTTCCGGCGAGGTGGAGGACACCGAGGGAAACATCTACCCGATCACCCCGGGCACCATCTACGTGCTGGACAACCACGACGCTCACTACCTGCGCGGCGGCAAGGACGAAGACCTCATCCTGGTCAGTGTCTTCAACCCCGCAATTACCGGCGACGAGGTCCACGAACTCACCGAGGACGGCTTCAGCTCGTACTAG
- a CDS encoding thiamine phosphate synthase, with product MSTKPSLDLRCYFVTGQSPDLVERCVEAAHGGAGVIQVRSKPISARDLYALSAAIVRAVPPSTRVLIDDRLDVALALQTEGIAGVHLGQDDIDVRVARRLLGPDAIIGLTTGTLELVEAANENADVLDYIGCGPFRATPTKDSGRALIGLEGYPELVAASQVPMVAIGDVTADDARDLARTGVDGVAIVRGIMHADDPRTYVQRVVAEFDAGNEASISEKL from the coding sequence GTGAGCACTAAACCAAGCCTTGACCTGCGGTGTTACTTTGTCACCGGGCAGAGCCCCGACCTAGTCGAGCGCTGCGTCGAGGCCGCGCACGGCGGCGCCGGGGTCATCCAGGTTCGCTCGAAGCCGATTTCAGCCCGCGATTTGTACGCACTCTCGGCAGCAATCGTGCGGGCAGTGCCGCCATCAACACGCGTGCTTATCGACGATCGGTTGGACGTGGCCCTGGCCCTTCAAACGGAAGGCATCGCCGGCGTGCACCTCGGACAAGACGATATTGATGTCCGCGTAGCTCGGCGCCTCCTCGGGCCCGACGCGATCATCGGGTTGACCACCGGCACTCTCGAGCTTGTGGAGGCTGCGAACGAGAACGCCGATGTGCTGGATTACATCGGGTGCGGCCCGTTCCGGGCAACGCCGACGAAGGATTCCGGGCGCGCGCTGATCGGGTTAGAGGGTTACCCAGAGCTCGTCGCTGCATCGCAGGTGCCGATGGTCGCGATCGGCGACGTCACCGCAGACGATGCGCGCGACCTCGCCCGCACCGGAGTCGACGGGGTTGCCATCGTGCGCGGCATCATGCACGCCGACGACCCGCGGACGTATGTGCAGCGCGTGGTGGCTGAGTTCGACGCTGGCAACGAGGCGTCGATAAGCGAAAAGCTCTAG
- a CDS encoding DUF7218 family protein, giving the protein MAEDTHPEKTPGGPSVKDGELYERLREEGNSKSKAAAIANAAAKEGRETVGKRGGKSGSYEDWTKDELYERAQELEIEGRSSMSKDELIEALREH; this is encoded by the coding sequence ATGGCCGAAGACACCCACCCCGAGAAAACCCCTGGCGGGCCGAGCGTCAAAGACGGCGAACTCTACGAGCGCCTGCGCGAGGAGGGAAACTCCAAGTCGAAAGCGGCGGCGATCGCCAATGCTGCGGCAAAGGAAGGCCGCGAAACCGTCGGTAAGCGCGGCGGCAAGTCCGGCTCCTACGAGGATTGGACGAAAGACGAGCTCTACGAGCGCGCCCAGGAACTTGAGATCGAGGGCCGCTCCAGCATGTCCAAAGACGAGCTAATCGAGGCGCTGCGTGAGCACTAA
- a CDS encoding DUF418 domain-containing protein encodes MQRPGSQPRLIVPDLARGLALAGIAMANATQAWMYNGFDDPDVPGSSLGGLREGSATDQFAAVFSALFVHVRGLPMFSTLLGFGIGLIAASLFRKQYPLRDARRVIVRRYGFLALFGLIHMFGLFFGDIMFFYGLIGMLLATMFTLSNTSLRMIAYGVLSLFTLLGTVLAVAVYFFELPIDEALRPSNPELTNIIDYFSANAFAGLFTLIAAPVSVIQLGSLAIIGYIWAREGYLVNVDAHRGMLWRWVIFGSVVAVGTGLPWGLSAIGVINPFTEPAWAVLSQSWGLFTGPAILAAIALATNRIQEQMHANGGIAPAWTYPFVALGKRSMSGYLAQSFLFIAIAMPFGLGVGLEASISGKLLTGLGIWLITLLLATVMEKAGIPGPFEQVHRRLSYGKTGRLEPYELPKSQ; translated from the coding sequence GTGCAGCGCCCAGGTAGCCAACCTCGTTTGATCGTCCCCGACCTCGCCAGAGGTCTCGCCCTTGCGGGCATCGCGATGGCCAACGCTACGCAGGCCTGGATGTACAACGGCTTCGACGATCCTGACGTGCCCGGCAGTTCGCTCGGTGGCCTACGCGAGGGCAGCGCCACTGACCAGTTCGCTGCGGTCTTTTCCGCGCTGTTCGTCCACGTGCGCGGTCTGCCCATGTTCAGCACCTTGCTGGGGTTCGGCATCGGGTTGATCGCGGCAAGCCTGTTTCGCAAGCAGTACCCGCTTCGCGACGCCCGGCGCGTCATCGTGCGCCGCTACGGTTTCCTCGCACTGTTCGGCTTGATCCACATGTTCGGGCTGTTCTTCGGCGACATCATGTTCTTCTATGGGCTGATCGGCATGTTGCTCGCCACGATGTTCACACTCAGCAATACGTCGTTGCGGATGATCGCCTACGGCGTGCTGAGCCTGTTCACGCTCCTGGGCACCGTGCTCGCCGTGGCGGTCTACTTCTTCGAACTCCCGATTGACGAGGCGCTCCGCCCCAGCAATCCCGAGCTGACCAATATCATTGACTACTTCTCCGCCAACGCGTTTGCCGGCCTCTTTACTTTGATAGCTGCACCTGTCTCGGTGATTCAACTGGGCAGCCTCGCCATCATCGGTTACATCTGGGCGCGCGAGGGTTACCTTGTCAACGTCGACGCGCACCGTGGGATGCTGTGGCGTTGGGTCATCTTCGGATCGGTGGTTGCTGTAGGTACCGGCCTGCCGTGGGGGCTTTCTGCCATCGGTGTCATCAACCCGTTCACTGAGCCTGCGTGGGCTGTGCTGAGCCAGAGCTGGGGTCTGTTCACCGGCCCGGCGATTCTCGCCGCGATAGCACTGGCCACCAACCGCATCCAAGAGCAGATGCACGCCAACGGCGGCATCGCGCCAGCGTGGACGTACCCCTTCGTCGCACTCGGCAAGCGCTCGATGTCCGGATACCTGGCCCAGTCATTCCTGTTCATCGCCATCGCCATGCCGTTTGGGCTCGGCGTCGGCTTAGAGGCGTCGATAAGCGGCAAGCTCCTGACCGGCCTCGGCATCTGGCTGATCACCCTGCTCCTAGCGACCGTGATGGAGAAAGCCGGCATCCCCGGCCCGTTCGAGCAGGTGCACCGCCGCCTCTCCTACGGCAAAACCGGCCGCCTCGAGCCCTACGAGCTTCCCAAGTCCCAGTAA